A window of the Diabrotica undecimpunctata isolate CICGRU chromosome 1, icDiaUnde3, whole genome shotgun sequence genome harbors these coding sequences:
- the Socs36E gene encoding uncharacterized protein Socs36E, which produces MKCKFYGFLNLVTNGLFQTMDNNACNCDDQDPVEPTPSTSQAAAAPKEPNKKSRLNFFNICRDRPLPFTKRDKKSPSTSKTSTFVKKSPKWGIRFSTTKKEFKVASTQDNQNCCQCTCYHRTGSNENNSIVGQNMVGAQENADDRDRETAPSVSDSPVNIFDGGVPREEEAAICASRITEVNGVRGIYGTAPATSSIPNIIISAPFIDQWMRSQHEDCEEAARLQRAREIEEGVIAPANFRLIRRVQLLCSDNEESQAPRRLQLVCPPDLSVESLRALFQNHVTLRSGPIDTITGCHTQVDFIHCLVPDLLKITNCSFYWGKMDRYEAERLLDGKPEGTFLLRDSAQEEFLFSVSFRRYGRSLHARIEQWNHKFSFDSHDPGVYTSKTVYGLIEHYKDPTSCMFFEPLLTFPLHRKFTFSLQHLARAVIVSSKLTYDDINHLQLPKSLKTYLKEYHYRQKVRVERFDDDMQWLDLRDVPS; this is translated from the exons ATGaaatgtaaattttatggtttccTCAATCTTGTAACAAATGGTCTATTTCAAACTATGGATAACAATGCTTGCAACTGTGACGACCAAGATCCAGTAGAGCCCACACCGAGCACATCGCAAGCTGCTGCCGCTCCCAAGGAACCTAACAAGAAGAGTAgacttaatttttttaacatatgcCGTGACAGACCACTCCCGTTTACGAAACGCGATAAAAAATCTCCATCAACGTCGAAAACTTCTACATTTGTGAAAAAATCTCCGAAGTGGGGCATCCGGTTTAGCACTACGAAAAAGGAGTTCAAAGTTGCTTCTACTCAGGACAATCAAAATTGTTGTCAGTGCACATGCTACCACCGCACGGGCTCTAATGAAAATAATTCAATTGTTGGTCAGAATATGGTAGGAGCTCAGGAAAATGCTGACGATAG GGACCGAGAAACTGCACCGAGTGTATCCGATTCTCCTGTCAACATTTTCGATGGCGGTGTTCCCAGAGAAGAAGAGGCAGCGATCTGTGCTTCAAGGATTACGGAAGTAAATGGTGTTAGAGGAATATATGGTACCGCTCCGGCAACTAGTTCCATTCCCAACATCATCATTAGTGCGCCTTTTATTGATCAATG GATGCGATCTCAGCATGAAGATTGTGAGGAAGCGGCACGGCTTCAAAGGGCTCGAGAAATCGAAGAAGGTGTAATAGCACCTGCAAATTTCCGTTTAATTCGAAGAGTTCAATTATTGTGTTCAGATAATGAAGAGTCTCAAGCACCCAGGAG gTTACAATTAGTCTGTCCCCCTGATCTCAGCGTTGAGTCACTCAGAGCATTATTCCAAAACCACGTTACTTTAAGATCCGGTCCAATAGATACTATCACAGGTTGTCACACACAAGTTGATTTTATACATTGCTTAGTGCCTGATTTGCTTAAAATTACGAACTGTAGCTTTTATTGGG GTAAAATGGATCGATACGAAGCCGAACGGTTGTTGGACGGAAAACCAGAAGGCACCTTCCTCCTTCGAGACTCCGCCCAAGAAGAATTTTTATTTAGCGTGTCGTTTAGAAGATACGGTAGGTCCTTACACGCCAGAATAGAGCAATGGAACCACAAGTTCAGCTTCGATTCACATGATCCGGGCGTATACACCTCCAAAACAGTGTATGGCTTAATCGAACACTACAAAGATCCTACTAGTTGTATGTTTTTCGAACCTCTACTGACCTTTCCATTACATAGGAAATTCACCTTTTCTTTACAGCATCTAGCACGAGCTGTTATAGTGTCGTCGAAACTGACATACGACGATATTAACCACCTTCAACTGCCGAAGAGCCTTAAAACTTACCTAAAAGAGTATCATTACAGACAGAAGGTGAGAGTAGAAAGATTCGATGATGATATGCAATGGTTAGATTTAAGAGATGTGCCTTCTTGA